A genome region from Eurosta solidaginis isolate ZX-2024a chromosome 2, ASM4086904v1, whole genome shotgun sequence includes the following:
- the LOC137242150 gene encoding uncharacterized protein: MATKVLAIIIAVVCLKSNANGNEHSLIHDTYEQLKDNTISKWDDLHNEIRQGDAITYELGTPKYEILNPNEPLEIITAGQPGYYESLRRYEQDAERGDAISSQAINNKDESTQTAPEEAIEARSNEGSANQIPQKGKKIKFIILNAPKRDKSSKLYLGMTKADAQHIEIKDEEELASNNQTSVESTEYANESNNYTQIEEEDQSSKKYEALDLKNSIGSRELNDINSQKSNTTTDQPSLQSADESTCEPTTESATTNFPNATTEATAYQDVHNASSDEQAEAVPNIPKPIEQEKAVSVGVPLNSPPLFLAFGTSMSDMMGSLPNEDAEMTYRVLPQTPPHIRDFDYLYRSALAST, translated from the coding sequence ATGGCAACAAAAGTGTTAGCAATAATTATTGCGGTCGTCTGCCTAAAGAGTAATGCAAACGGCAATGAACACTCACTCATTCACGATACCTACGAGCAACTTAAAGATAATACGATTTCGAAATGGGATGATCTGCACAATGAAATACGACAAGGAGATGCGATCACCTACGAACTTGGTACACCGAAATATGAAATCTTAAATCCAAATGAGCCACTCGAAATAATTACTGCTGGTCAACCCGGTTACTATGAGAGTCTCAGACGTTATGAGCAAGATGCAGAGAGGGGAGATGCGATCAGTAGCCAGGCGATTAACAACAAAGATGAGTCAACTCAAACTGCGCCTGAAGAAGCAATTGAAGCGCGCTCAAACGAAGGAAGTGCTAACCAAATACCACAAAAAGGCAAAAAGATAAAGTTTATTATTTTGAATGCTCCAAAAAGGGATAAAAGTAGCAAGCTGTATTTAGGGATGACAAAAGCAGATGCACAACACATAGAGATAAAAGATGAAGAAGAACTTGCAAGTAATAATCAAACAAGTGTTGAGAGTACAGAATACGCAAACGAATCTAACAATTATACACAAATAGAAGAAGAGGACCAATCGTCAAAAAAATATGAGGCTCTAGACTTGAAAAACTCAATAGGTTCACGTGAGCTAAATGATATAAATTCACAGAAATCCAATACAACAACAGATCAACCATCACTACAAAGCGCAGATGAATCAACATGCGAACCCACAACAGAATCTGCCACAACTAACTTTCCCAATGCTACAACTGAGGCAACAGCTTATCAAGACGTCCACAATGCGTCTAGCGATGAGCAAGCGGAAGCTGTGCCTAATATACCTAAACCAATCGAGCAAGAGAAAGCTGTGTCAGTTGGAGTACCACTTAACTCGCCCCCCTTATTCCTCGCATTCGGTACCAGTATGTCTGATATGATGGGATCTTTGCCTAATGAAGACGCTGAAATGACTTATAGAGTTCTACCACAAACACCGCCGCATATAAGGGATTTCGATTATTTATATCGTTCGGCATTGGCATCTACTTGA